The Deltaproteobacteria bacterium DNA segment ACAACTTTCTCATACAGGCGGTCAACGCAACTTTGCGTAGTTTACCAGCAGCAATGAGACGCTGATAGAATCTTTTTATAACGGGATTGAAACGAGTGGCAGCAATGGCGGACATATATAAGACCGATCTG contains these protein-coding regions:
- a CDS encoding IS110 family transposase encodes the protein RSVLYMSAIAATRFNPVIKRFYQRLIAAGKLRKVALTACMRKLLVILNTMLKNHSTWKELPV